The following proteins are encoded in a genomic region of Ostrinia nubilalis chromosome 1, ilOstNubi1.1, whole genome shotgun sequence:
- the LOC135088572 gene encoding monocarboxylate transporter 5-like isoform X1: MTPETNSTNPANPVNAVNNKEEETKTVKMTSEKIALVSNRVQKVTKLVPPDGGWGWMVLIGTALSNIFNQSMLSLFSLLYGDALEAMGHKTQGAAVVLSTMLFVTNFGGPIAGAVVKLSSPRMVAVVGACSCTLGIFLSGFSTNIWHLTLTYGVLLGLGLGFIQNSSFVAINSYFKLRKSRAVGLANVGTGVGQTVMPHLVRYLLEGYGFKGACLLLSSLSLHGIAGTLLIQPVEWHMKKVEVEVEVDEKLQLLENKHKDIVIRKNSVANGVELTKKLDRRATEPAVVGAKNGNENGSNGQRSESHKDITFNGKPADNTVIVVAPQNKSWLKKLYDLFDISLLSSPRFLNIIIGTALSVTSIQNFSMLFPFFLQKVANLNKQQTATCMSAVASADICGRLILPIFQDKYRIKARWMLIMTSVWLIVTRQILAYQTDFTVLIVMACLYGFGRSMVIVARNIAISENCKPDQVPAAVGLGMLTMGIIVPPAGYFLGWIRDVTDSYVVCITAQNILLVVLLATWIPDMLILWIHERKENKKDIQIQMT, encoded by the exons ATGACTCCG GAAACTAACAGTACAAATCCCGCAAACCCAGTCAATGCGGTGAATAATAAGGAGGAAGaaacaaaaacagtaaaaatgACGTCAGAAAAAATAGCATTAGTCTCCAATAGAGTACAAAAAGTCACAAAATTAGTTCCACCCGATGGAGGATGGGGGTGGATGGTGTTAATAGGAACGGCATTATCTAAT ATTTTCAATCAATCTATGCTGTCTCTATTCAGTTTGCTATACGGAGATGCGTTAGAAGCAATGGGACATAAGACACAAGGTGCAGCCGTGGTGTTGAGTACCATGCTGTTCGTCACCAACTTTGGAGGGCCCATTGCAGGAGCAGTTGTCAAACTGTCCTCACCAAGAATGGTGGCCGTAGTAGGAGCTTGCTCGTGCACTCTGGGAATATTCTTGAGCGGATTTTCGACGAATATTTGGCATTTAACCTTGACCTACGGCGTTTTATTAG GTCTGGGTTTGGGTTTCATCCAGAACTCGTCGTTCGTGGCCATAAACAGCTACTTCAAGCTCCGTAAGAGTCGGGCGGTGGGGCTGGCCAATGTGGGCACAGGTGTGGGTCAGACCGTAATGCCGCATTTAGTCCGGTACCTCTTGGAGGGTTACGGGTTTAAAGGCGCCTGCTTACTGCTGTCCTCCTTGAGTTTACACGGg ATTGCAGGTACACTACTAATACAGCCAGTGGAATGGCACATGAAGAAGGTCGAAGTTGAAGTGGAAGTAGatgaaaaattacaattacTAGAAAACAAACACAAAGATATTGTCATTAGGAAAAATTCGGTTGCAAATGGCGTGGAACTCACAAAGAAATTAGACAGAAGAGCAACAGAACCCGCTGTAGTGGGTGCCAAAAATGGAAACGAAAATGGATCTAATGGCCAAAGATCAGAGAGCCATAAAGACATCACATTTAATGGGAAACCGGCTG ATAACACTGTTATCGTAGTGGCGCCGCAAAATAAAAGCTGGCTCAAAAAACTATACGACTTGTTCGACATTTCCCTGCTATCCAGTCCACGGTTTCTGAACATCATCATCGGGACTGCGCTCTCAGTCACTTCCATCCAAAACTTCAGTATGCTGTTCCCGTTCTTTCTACAG AAAGTAGCAAacttaaataaacaacaaacaGCGACGTGCATGTCAGCCGTCGCAAGCGCAGATATTTGTGGGCGTCTCATCTTGCCGATATTCCAAGACAAATACAGAATCAAAGCGAGATGGATGCTGATCATGACTTCTGTGTGGCTGATTGTCACAAGGCAAA TCTTGGCGTACCAGACCGACTTCACCGTATTGATCGTTATGGCCTGCCTCTACGGCTTCGGAAGAAGTATGGTGATAGTCGCGAGGAATATTGCCATCTCTGAAAATTGCAAGCCCGACCAGGTGCCTGCAGCCGTTGGTTTAGGAATGTTGACCATGGGCATCATAGTTCCCCCTGCTGGCTACTTCCTTGGCTGGATCAGAGATGTTACTGACAGCTACGTCGTATGCATCACGGCGCAGAACATACTCCTAGTAGTGCTACTGGCAACGTGGATCCCAGATATGCTGATCCTATGGATACAcgaaagaaaagaaaacaaaaaagacaTCCAAATACAAATGACGTAG
- the LOC135088572 gene encoding monocarboxylate transporter 9-like isoform X2 has product MTSEKIALVSNRVQKVTKLVPPDGGWGWMVLIGTALSNIFNQSMLSLFSLLYGDALEAMGHKTQGAAVVLSTMLFVTNFGGPIAGAVVKLSSPRMVAVVGACSCTLGIFLSGFSTNIWHLTLTYGVLLGLGLGFIQNSSFVAINSYFKLRKSRAVGLANVGTGVGQTVMPHLVRYLLEGYGFKGACLLLSSLSLHGIAGTLLIQPVEWHMKKVEVEVEVDEKLQLLENKHKDIVIRKNSVANGVELTKKLDRRATEPAVVGAKNGNENGSNGQRSESHKDITFNGKPADNTVIVVAPQNKSWLKKLYDLFDISLLSSPRFLNIIIGTALSVTSIQNFSMLFPFFLQKVANLNKQQTATCMSAVASADICGRLILPIFQDKYRIKARWMLIMTSVWLIVTRQILAYQTDFTVLIVMACLYGFGRSMVIVARNIAISENCKPDQVPAAVGLGMLTMGIIVPPAGYFLGWIRDVTDSYVVCITAQNILLVVLLATWIPDMLILWIHERKENKKDIQIQMT; this is encoded by the exons atgACGTCAGAAAAAATAGCATTAGTCTCCAATAGAGTACAAAAAGTCACAAAATTAGTTCCACCCGATGGAGGATGGGGGTGGATGGTGTTAATAGGAACGGCATTATCTAAT ATTTTCAATCAATCTATGCTGTCTCTATTCAGTTTGCTATACGGAGATGCGTTAGAAGCAATGGGACATAAGACACAAGGTGCAGCCGTGGTGTTGAGTACCATGCTGTTCGTCACCAACTTTGGAGGGCCCATTGCAGGAGCAGTTGTCAAACTGTCCTCACCAAGAATGGTGGCCGTAGTAGGAGCTTGCTCGTGCACTCTGGGAATATTCTTGAGCGGATTTTCGACGAATATTTGGCATTTAACCTTGACCTACGGCGTTTTATTAG GTCTGGGTTTGGGTTTCATCCAGAACTCGTCGTTCGTGGCCATAAACAGCTACTTCAAGCTCCGTAAGAGTCGGGCGGTGGGGCTGGCCAATGTGGGCACAGGTGTGGGTCAGACCGTAATGCCGCATTTAGTCCGGTACCTCTTGGAGGGTTACGGGTTTAAAGGCGCCTGCTTACTGCTGTCCTCCTTGAGTTTACACGGg ATTGCAGGTACACTACTAATACAGCCAGTGGAATGGCACATGAAGAAGGTCGAAGTTGAAGTGGAAGTAGatgaaaaattacaattacTAGAAAACAAACACAAAGATATTGTCATTAGGAAAAATTCGGTTGCAAATGGCGTGGAACTCACAAAGAAATTAGACAGAAGAGCAACAGAACCCGCTGTAGTGGGTGCCAAAAATGGAAACGAAAATGGATCTAATGGCCAAAGATCAGAGAGCCATAAAGACATCACATTTAATGGGAAACCGGCTG ATAACACTGTTATCGTAGTGGCGCCGCAAAATAAAAGCTGGCTCAAAAAACTATACGACTTGTTCGACATTTCCCTGCTATCCAGTCCACGGTTTCTGAACATCATCATCGGGACTGCGCTCTCAGTCACTTCCATCCAAAACTTCAGTATGCTGTTCCCGTTCTTTCTACAG AAAGTAGCAAacttaaataaacaacaaacaGCGACGTGCATGTCAGCCGTCGCAAGCGCAGATATTTGTGGGCGTCTCATCTTGCCGATATTCCAAGACAAATACAGAATCAAAGCGAGATGGATGCTGATCATGACTTCTGTGTGGCTGATTGTCACAAGGCAAA TCTTGGCGTACCAGACCGACTTCACCGTATTGATCGTTATGGCCTGCCTCTACGGCTTCGGAAGAAGTATGGTGATAGTCGCGAGGAATATTGCCATCTCTGAAAATTGCAAGCCCGACCAGGTGCCTGCAGCCGTTGGTTTAGGAATGTTGACCATGGGCATCATAGTTCCCCCTGCTGGCTACTTCCTTGGCTGGATCAGAGATGTTACTGACAGCTACGTCGTATGCATCACGGCGCAGAACATACTCCTAGTAGTGCTACTGGCAACGTGGATCCCAGATATGCTGATCCTATGGATACAcgaaagaaaagaaaacaaaaaagacaTCCAAATACAAATGACGTAG